The following nucleotide sequence is from Rhizobium sp. NZLR1.
CTTGGCGATTTCGATATCCGGCGTAGTCGGATGGCCGAAATAGACCGCAGCGAAGGCCGCGTGTCTATCGCGTTGCTCCAACTCCCCGCCGGTCCGAATGACAACGTCAGTTCCGATCTCCAGCGAATACTCGGCAATCATCTCGGACAACGTAAGCCGAAGCCGCGCCCGCTCTTCTGGAAGCGCGCCACCCAGAAAGCCTATCTCATATATACTCATGTTCCGCTCCACCCATCGGACAATTTTGGGACGTGCCAATCAAGCTCTTAGGTCGATCGCCGACTCAACCCAGTCCGCGAGATTGTTCTTGATGTGGTCGTAGACGTTGCTGCTCGTCGTATACGGCGGATTGTACACTTTCGCCCACTTTGACAGCGGATAGCTGCCGACGGTAAAGCCATCAAATGGATTTGGCCCCATGGTGGCCTGGTTTCCATCCGAATCTTTCAGATTGTGGATGTAGACCCCGAGAACCCCTTTTCCGTCATCAAACGCTTTCCTGATTTCATATTCCACCCATTTGCGCTCCGCGGTCCGCTGACCAATCAGTACAATTAGGCAGGTTTTGCCTTTCAAATTGTCATCGATCCATTTTTTGATCGCAGCGTCGCCCTGATTTTCGATCTCTTCCCATTTATTCGCGCTGAGGATCGGCTGCTCTTCCACGACGCCCATATTTTTGACCTGCTGAACCCGCCAATGATCGTCCCCATAACAAAAGCTGAGAAATGTATTTCGCGCCATCGGCAATCGCCTCCCGTTCTGGTTGCTCTGCACGATATAAACGACTTGCCACAACTGCAACCTGAAGCTCCGCTTTCGGCAAAAGATATTTGCTTCTTACTACCATATAACGTCGGCCGGGGCGTTTCTTCGAAAAACAATGCGTTTTGCACTCACTCCGCGGCTACGCGGTCATGCAATGAGCGGGATAGTGCAACACCGAAACAATTGGAAAAAATTTCATTCTCCTCCCCTAGGCGGCGTCGAACATTCCGGGCATGGTGGCGCCATCGCCTGCACAGGTTGTTTTCAAATGACTGAAAAGCCATACATATTTATAAGTCATTCCAGCAAAGACATGGCCGCACTCACGCCGATCATCCGAAACTGGAAAAGTCTCGGATTGAATATTTGGTGGTCACCTGACATTTCGGAGGGCCGCTGGGACATCATCACCCGACAGAAGCTTGACGAAGCCACGCGGGTTGTTGCCGTGTTAACCGAACATACAGCAAATTCGGAACTCGACTATATTTTCGTCGAACTCGAACTGGCGCGAAAGCAAAACAAACTCATCCCTTTGATGATCGGACAGAGGGCAGACGCCTTCAATCTGCGCGCCGTGACGGCAATGATCCAAAGCTACTACTTCGAGGATATTGCCCAGATCGCGGACGGTGCCGTATCCGCCAAGCTGGTCGATACGTGCCGTCGTGCTCTTCGCGCCAGCGCAGAGCCGACTCCGGCCGCGCCCACGCGGCCAGTTGCAGAAACCGCAGCCGATCGCATAGAAACGTGGTTTTCGAGCATTGAGCAGAAGCTCACGCCCTATGGCCAGATCAAAGCGTTTTCTCATGCCTTGGCCGTTGCCGTTTTTGAAATGAGCCCGGCCACTGTTGTCGACGACATTGCCGACGACCTGTCGCGGCGGCTTGTGGAGGCCGAGCTCGATCGGGCGTCGTCCACGGTCGATCCCGGGTATCCGAAACGCGCTCGGCAGGTTCTCGATCTCCTCGCCTGCGAACTGGCCACGCTCGCTCATCCCATTCTCGGTGTCGACCAGGACGTGGTCCGCTTCCGTGATCCGGAGTGGGCGGGTCATTTCCTCAAATTTGCGTGGACCGAGTTTCCGCAACGCCGGAAGGTGTTGGCCGACTGGTGGCGATCGATCGCCGAGCGGGCCAACGCGGACGGGAAAATGCGCCTGGGATTTGCGTTGGGCCTGCTTGCGCAAAGCCATTATCTCGACATGTTCGACACGCTGCTGAAAGAATGGCTGCTGTCGGGCTCCGAAGACTGTCAAAACGTGGCAGACGTCGCGTTGAGCGTCGCTGCGTTCGATCCGGTGGCCGCCGACGCGATCGCGCGTCTGGTGGAATTCTGGGCAGAGCGCGGTACGCGAAATCAGCTTTCCGCGGCGGTGCGCGTAGCCTGTGGCTACGCCGGAACGCGCATTTCCGGATTGTCGGTGGCGACGCTACGTTATGCAACGCTGCATAGCGATCATGCCGTGACCGGCGAGTTATTCCAGTCTATAGAAAAATCGCTGTCCAACCTGATGCAGACCCACGCCGAGAGCGCCGATAAAACGCTTTTCGACCTGCCGGGCCTGATCAAAAAGCTTGCGGACTGGGTCGGCGAGGGGACGGCATCGCAGCGGTCAGACAACAGGATGGACGAGAACCCTTACCCGCTGATGCTGTTTCTGACCGTGCTTGGCAAGCTGCCGCTCACCGCTTCGAACCGTCATCAGGGAAAGCTGTCGCTCCAGGCGCTGTCTTGCGACGCCGAAACGGTTCGTCTGATGGCAATCATCCTCAACACGGCGCTTCATCGGCATCGCATCGGTCAACATCCGACGCGCGAGAAGGCACGCGCGATCCTGAAGTCCTGGATCGCGTCGCGCGAGGCAGAACTCCGCGTCGATACGCTGGCAGATTCGCGCGAGGATCCGCTGGCAATTTTGGCGAAAAACCTCGTCGATACTGCCCAGACGCAAGACGATATGGACCGCATCGGCTTTCTGTTTGAACGAGCCTTTACGCTATCAGATCTAAACGATAAATTCCACCAGCAGGGGAAATGAGGCTGCCGTGACAATCAAGACCTACGATCCTATCAGCGCTCAGTTCGATACCATCCCGGTCCAAAAACCGGGCACGCAAGTCATCGAATTCAGCAACGGAGTGGCGACGAGACGCGAGGCCGCCGGGCCTTCTTTGGTCGACAGGCTGAAGGAGATGGCAACGCCGCGATCGGGGATTGCTGCGATCGTCATTGCCGTCGTACTCATCTATCTGCTCGGCGTCGCTGGCCTGCTCCTGACGATGGCCGTGATCGTGGGTCTTGGCGTTTTCCTCTCGCTGAACCGTCGCAACCCGATCGCGGTGATGTTGTCGGGCCCCGTGCCTGCCTATTATCTCGTCACCGTGTCGGCCGTGCCGATTGCAGACGAACGACGCGTCCAGCTGAAGGATACCGGGATTTATGCCACCGTGCATATAGAGTATCAGGCAGCGGTCATCGATCCCATTGAGGTCGTCCAGAAGGGTATTCACGACGTCCGGGAGTATTTTTCGCCGCGGCTCTACAAGAAGATCAGCAGGCTTGCATCGGAGGGTAAACTCGACGACAAGCTCGAGAGCCTGCGCAAGGTGCTGATGGATTTTGCCGAAGAGCCGATCGACGACACGGCCATCCGCATCACGGAGTGCAATATTGAGATCACTGTCGAGGAAGCCGAGGCCCGCAAATTGCGCACGATTGCCGCGGCGCAGCTCGACATCCTCGAAAAGCGGACCGTCCACCAGACGCGTGCTGTCGATCGCGATTATTATGCGAGATTGCTTGCAAGCGACGAGGAGCTGCAAGCGGAAATGATGAGCCCACATGCGGACAAAGCAGCGCTGCGCGACATCATCAATCAGCGAATGGCGCGTGAAGAGCAGGACTTCACGCGCAAGCTCGCGGTAATGGAATTTGCGGTCAAAAACGGGATTATCGAGCCGCATCAGGTACGGCGCGACTACCCGCAGATGATGGGCGAGTTGGCCCGGGCCTTTGGAGGCCAGATCAGTGCACCGGCGGCGGCAACACCGATCGCTGGCAATCCTGGCCTCAGTGCGATTACCGATCAATCGACGACGGACCGCGATTAGGGAACTGACGTGAAGCCACATTTGCAAGCGGCTTCCCTTCACTGAGTGTTGGCATGATCTCGATGTCCTCGTTTTGTTGGGATCGCAAAGATGCGCCTGACGGAAAACAGTGTGCTCGTCATGAGAGAGCCGGAGGTGGAGCGTCCGACGAAACTTGCGCATTGTTTCGTTGAAGACGTAACGAGGTCCGAGTGGCGCAACAGACCGTTTGGCATCGTTCTCAAATAGATCATATGTCGCTTTCACGGAGATCAAAGGGCAGCGAGTGGCGGGGGTGACGGTGCGCTGCGGACGGACGGGTCAGGGGAAAGACTGCCAGCGGAAGGCTGGTTGTGACGAGAACTGTGCGAGCCGTGTTACCCCTGATCAAGTATTCGTCTTGCCGCGGCACTTGTCTTGGCGACCGGCAGCAAAGGGCTTTTAGGCTGCTTTTGAAAGTCTGTATTCCTCGATCACGCAACCGAAGTATGTTTGGCGTGTTCAATATCGCAAATCTACCTCCGGTCGTGATTTCACTGGCGGGACCAATCTTTCTCTGCCATCCTCTACAACCAGCATTGTGGCTGATTGCGATGGGGGCTCCATGAGGATCGCGTTCGTTTCACTGGTATTGCTGTTAGTTTCACAGTCGATCGCCGCCGCAGAAAGCTGTCCGCGATTCCAGGCCAGCACGATGACCGTTACGGGAGCAGATCCTGCACATTGGCGGGAGGACTATCCGAAGGTATTTCCTAATCCTCGCGACGTCCAACCTTGGGAGTCGATCAAGTTTCGCACCGAACCTGCCAAATACATGCAGGTCGTTTTGGAAAGCGCGAAACCGCATTTCAAGAACGTCGGGGGTCGTCTAACCGGCACAGGCTCTGAACCGTGGTGGATCTCCAAATGGCTTGACTACGGAACGTCTGGACGTGAACCTCTGATGGGCTTGACGAAGGAGCGAGGACCGAAGGTAGGCGACTTGTCAGAGACAAGTACGGAAGGCCCGCAGGTCTGGGCTGTCGGTTTCTACAACACGCCGGGAGCTGCTGTGTTCGGCGAGGTCTTCGCTGACCCTTGCAGCCCTTCGCTGCCTGTTAATCTGAAATTTCCGGCAGACACTGTTTCAATTAAGTTCCTGTTCACGGATGCGTCGCCCGACGCGGTTTCGTATCTTAAGGATGCGCCGGTCTATTGGGCTTACATTGACCCACCAGATTCAAGCAGCGACTCCCATGACGTGACCGAACGCACCCGCCAGCAACTACGGCTCTTGCAGGTCGACATCGCTGTTAAGGACAACGGATCTTTCGACACTGGATGGGCGTTTGGAACCTTCGTTTGGCAAGGCCCGCCGAAGGGTGACCAGTTTTTTGACAACCTAGTTCCGGTCTCGCTTCAGTGGGGCAATGATCCCGGAGTCTATGACGACACATCGATCATGCAAAGCTGGATCAATCAAGACCTGAAAGATGTCACCTTCGGTTGGAGCAAGCGGCCGACGATGGGTTTTATGGGGCGTGCGAACGGCCCTGCAGACAACATTCGATCCTCGTGCCTATCCTGTCACTCGGCAGCGCGCAGCCCACGGGCGACGATGGGGCTGTTGAACAGCGCTTTCGATATGGCCCGTTTGGACAATACTCAGGCAGTCAAACGCCACGTCGATACGTGGTTCCAAAACATAAAGTCCGGTCAAATCTTCCAACCCTTGGAGCCCGCCGCTGCAACATTGGATTATTCGCTCCAGCTCGAGGCTGCGATATTTCGGGCATGTCTCGCCTGCGAAGCCGGCGATTTAACTGGCGAGACTCCCTTAATATGCCGGAGCAGCGGCTTCTATAACCGGCCGATGTGTAGTTCCTCGGACACGCCAGTGGCGCGCAAGCGCATTCTACAAACCATGGTGCCACCGCGCCAGTAATGGCGATGCCTCGCGAGAACCAAGCTGGCGCAAAAGAGGGAAAGCGCAATGTATCAACGTCGAGCTATACACCCCATAAGCAGAACTCTAGAGCCTCTGTCGCAGGCGACGGTCGAGACGCTGTGGACGATCTTTGTCGCAATTGGCGAGCGCTGGACCCTTGGAGATGACCCGTCGACCTATCGGCTGCGTTTTGAAACCTTCCTGGAAAACAGAATCAATGTAAGCCCGATCTACAGGGACTACTATGCGAAAGGGGCGGTATATTTTGACGAGTTGGTTTCGGATTTAGGACAAGCGGCGGCACTCGATCGGCTTTTCGGACAAAAACCGCGGGTCGTCCAATCGGGTATTCCGGCCACGCGGCTTGAGGCTATTCAACGGTTCGTCGCAAACGAATTCATATCTCTTCGTCTGGCGCTCGGGGGGTTCAAGTCTTTCGGCGCGATCAACTATCGCGGATACTTCGGAGGCGCAAACATCGAGGGGGAACCGACCCCTTATCGCAAGCGGTGACCAATGAAAGCGGAAACCGTCATCATTGGCTCGGGAGTCGCCGCTACGGCAGTCGCGCAAACGCTGCTTGAGAAGAATCCGCAAGCTTCCATCCTGATCCTAGAGGCAGGGGTGCGGGTGAAAACGAAGGACTACGGACTGTGGGAGCAATACATGCTCACGCGCCAGACGCCTTACGAACAATATACCGATCTGCCATACCCTCAGCGCGATTTTACTGGCGAAAACACCAGTGCTGGAGGGACGGATGTGCCTCTCAATGGCGCAAGGGTCTTCGCCTACGGGGGCTCCACGCTGCATTGGGGTGGCTGGTCGTTCCGGCTAAAGCCGGAGGACTTCCACCTGAGGTCAAACACGGGCCAAGGCATCGATTGGCCGTTCGACTACGACGAACTTGAATCATTTTACTGTCGCGCCGAACATCATCTCGCTGTTTCCGGGGATTCTCGTGATCCTTTGCTTAAGCGCACTCGGGATTACCCATTTCGTGAATTTCCATTCACTGTCATGGATGGTCCGATTGCAGATGGGCTCGACAAGCTAAAAATCGGTTACGGCCATTTGCCTATCGCGAGGCGAGGCGTCTCGGGCGAACCGTCGAGACATGCGCCATGCCAAACGACTGGCACCTGCAAATACTGTCCTTTCGGCGCGCGCTATGCTGCCTGCAACTACCTCGACGATTTGATTGAATGGAACGATTTTCCTGGTTTCTCGGTGCGGCTTGGCGCCATCGTCGATCGGATCATCTCAGACGGAAAACGCCGGGTCAAAGGCGTGACGTTCTGGGACCGCGAGACGGGAGCCTCGCTGGACGTTGAGGCCGATCGCGTCATCGTTGCCGCGGGCGCAATCGAGTCTGCCAAGCTCCTTCTGCGTTCGGTCTCGGAAGAATGGCAAAACGGACTTGGCAATGACCATGATTTGGTGGGTCGCTATCTTGTCACCCACCCGTATTTCACCTTTGAGGGACTTTTGAAAGAGAACCCTCTCCGTCTCCAAGCGGAAATGGACTTTCCGACGCTTGCTTCCCGGCATTTCGATAGCAAGGCTGAACAGGCCGCCGGAAAGTTCGTTCTGGTCTCACCACCGGATGCGGTCGGATTCAGGCTTGCCGATAGCCTTCAGAAAGGCCAATCACGGAAAGAGATCATTGATGCACTTGAGGGAAAGACCGGGATTCAAATCCACGGGATGATCGAGGTGTTCGGGCGCTTCCATAATCGGGTGACTGTTGCCAAGGATGCCGGAGGCAAGGTCAAATATAACCGCGTCGGCATACCAATGACCCAGATCGAGTACGACAAGGACCCGGAGTTTGACAAACGAATGGCTCTGGTGGAAGCCAAGGTGGGCGAAATCCTCAACGCAATGGGCGCGCCTCCCACCGGGACGAAGTCATTATCCTGGCGGGCCGATCATGCGGCCTCCGTCTGCAGGATGAGCTCAAAACAAGAAGAGGGCGTCGTCGATGACGATCTCAGGGTGCACGGGATCGACAACCTCTATGTGATCTCGAACGCAGTTTTCCCTAACATTGGAGCAATCAATCCAACCCTAACGCTCACGGCATTGGCACTGAAGCTGGGGGACCATCTAAATGCACGAGGCAGCGCATGATGACGAACGACGAATTCCAGGCGAAACGCCAAACATTGCTCGCTCGACTGCAATTGGCGCTGGAACTCGAATGGGCCACGCTCCCTCCCTACCTCGTAGCCCTGCTCAGCATGAAGCGCAGTGCGAACCGCGAAGCCGCCGATCTCGTTCGAGGCATCGCAATGGAAGAGATGCTGCATTTCGCACTTGTGGCGAACGTTATGAACGCAGTCGGTGGCAAGCCGCTTGTTGCCAAAGCGAACTGCCCTGCCTATCCCCTGACGATGACCTTCGAGGGCCGGCCGTTCGCCGATCGGACGTTCCCGATTGATCTCGGACCTTTCTCGAAGGAATCGATCGAGACCTTCATGAAAATCGAGCAGCCGCAGACGCCGATTGCCAAGACAACTTGGGCGCATGAAAGGATCGATGTACCAGCGCCCACTATCGGAGAATTCTACGGCGAGATCTCCTCCTTGCTAGAAGAACTCGACGCCGCGCTCCCAGGCAAACTCTTTACCGGCGATCGTAAACGGCAGCTTGAAGGCGACTACTTCTGGGGCGGTGGCGGTGCCATCGTTATCGTGACCGATATTCACAGTGCGAAGACTGCGCTTACAACCGTCGTGGAGCAAGGTGAGGGCGCTTGGCCTTGGTCCCAAGAAAAGCTTGCCGCGACCGCCGGCGAGCCACTGGAAATGGGTCACTACTACCGGTTCAGCGAGATTTTCTACGAGCGTCACTTTCTGAAGTCGGATCAACCTGACGAGCCGCCAACAGGCGATCCGATGCCGATCGATTATGGGGCTGTCTATCCTATCAAAAAGAACGCCCGGGCGATGGACTATCCTACGGAATCGCAAGCTGCAAAGTTGAATGAATCCTTCAATCGTCGTTACACGATGATGCTCCGCCAACTTGGGGAGGCGGTTAACGGGACGCCGAATTCACTCTATACTGCGATCATGAACGGCATGCACGAAATGACGTCGACCGCACGGGAGCTCATGCAGACCCCGTTTCCTAACTCCACCGGCGGCGAGACGGCTTGTCCGACCTTTGAGTGGGTGGATTAAGAGCGACCCTGATTCAGAGCAGCCGGGTAGGTTACCTCGACTATGTCGGCGTGGCGGCGCGGTCGAGTTGGTCGCCATCGCGGACGCCAAAGGGCGAGGATAGAAGCGGCCCAGCGTCTGCGGCTCGGCTCCCATCAAGGCAAGCACAGGCAGATTTTCACCCGTCAGCGCGATCAGGTCAAAGTTAGGCTGTGTCGACTTGCGTTTTTTGAGAGGAAGTGCGCCTTGACTTCGGGAGCCAAGCCACCGGCTCCAAAGAATCCCTCGATCTTCTGCCAGAGTTTCAGGTGTTTAGTAGCGCAGCGTGCTGACGAGCAATTGAACCAGAATGTCGTGTCGCCGCCGTCACTCAACGGTATGGTTTTCACAGCCTTCAGATATCCTTCGACGACGTCTGGCTCCGGGTTGTGATGCGCGCCGTCACCGCAGAAAATATAGTGGCTGGCACGGATACTCTCGACGAATTTCTTTGAGTAGCTGTTGTCGGCGCCATGATGGGGCACTTTCAGCACGTCGACTTCGAAAGGTTTGTCGTCTCCGATTAATTTCGCCGCGGTCAGGTATTCGAGCAGGCTCTCATCGCCCGCGTCTCCTGTCAGAAGAATTCGGCGGCCATTCTCCTCGACGAGAAGTACGAGAGAGGCGAGATTGGGGGGAGTGACATCCTTTTCGATCGCGAGCGCCAATTCCTGCGCTCGGCGGGCGACGTCCATCGGCGACACTCCGGAGCGAAGGTCTTCGACATCGCGGCGATGCCGATTGCGCAGGGTTTCGACGTAGTCTTTCTTTTTCTTCAGCCAGTCGATCCAGTCTTTGCGCAACTCATCGAGCTGTACCTTCGTTGGACCCAGCACGGTAGTGGTCATAGAGCCTAACGCAATCGGCTTTTTCGGGCGCGCGACCATGAAGTTTCCGGCGAAGTCTGGATTGAGCGGTATGCTCAACTGATCGTCTCCGATCCGCCAGTTGACTTCGATGGCGTCGCCGACGCTGAGCGCGAGCATCTCGACACGCTCCGCATTCCTCACCATTTCCGGCGTACCCAACCCGGCGGCATTGAGGCCAGCCATCGCGTTGGCACTGGCCGCAAGTGCGCTACCCAGTTGCACGCTTTCGGACTTGCTGATGTCGTCGAGGAAGGCATTGTGCCAGAGCGCTCGAATCGCCGGCGGCCTGGGCATCGCGGGCTGTTTGAACTTCTTGCCCTTGAGCTGCATGTGGTCGAAGGCTCGCCACTTCATCTCGTCATCAAGCATCCGGAGCACGCCACCGATATGGTCGCGGTCGATGTGTGAGACATAAACGACGTCGATTTCCTTTTGCGCCGCCCTGAGTTCGGAGAGTGGGGTCGCGATGAATTCGTCATAGGCGTCCGGTAGGCCGGCATCGGCCAACACACGCCGGTCATCGCTCGAGGTCAGTAACAGGCAGTCGCCGCTGGCGGCAGGGAAAACTTCGATCTGCATCAACTTTTGCCCTTCATTCGCTTCTGAAGACTGTCGGTCAGGTCATCCACGGGCTGGACCATTCTCACCACCTCCCGCAGGCACGCGCCCGGATCAATGACACCGAAACCAGAGCCGTTTTGCCATTCGTAGCCGGAACCCGGAAGCGGTTGTGAAGTGCGTTGGATGACCCCACCGATCTGGGCGGCAGTGAGTTGCGGGTTTAGCGAGAGCATCAGCCCGGCAACGCCCGCGACATAGGGGCTTGCCATGCTGGTACCCGTCATTTCAATCCACTTGTTTTGCGAATCGAAACCGCAGGCCGCGACGATCCCAGTGCCCGGCGCCGCAATCTCTGGCTTCATCCTCCCATCGCGGGTCGGCCCTTGGCTCGAGGACGCGTTGAGCAGTTCCCGCGCCTCATCGAGATTCGCTACGCCGATCACGCGCGGACCACATGCCAACGAACTCAGCGTCGAATGGTCGACGAAGGTATCCGGTCCAAAGAACGAGGGTAACCGCCACTGCGTGCGTACCCGACCTCGTGACGGGTCGTCCCGCTCGATCCACGCATCGTAGGCTCCGTTGCGCACCACCTTGCCGGTAAGCCGCACCTTCCAGCCGCCGGCTGTAATCCCCACGATTGGCTCGCCCATATAGGGACTGAGATAGATCGAAATACGGTTATCCCCATTTTTGGGGTCACTCAGGACGTTGTAGATCGAAACGACCGTGCGATCGGCCAGCAGCAGGTTCTCCACCCTCTGGCCGGGAGAGACCGGCCCGATGCGAATGCCGTTAGGGGTAAAGAGCTCAACGTCGAATTCATCCTGTGCGCTGTACCAGATTTCGAGCTCATTCTCGGAGACGTCTTCGACACCGTTGCCAACCACGAGCCATTCCAGATCGCGCCGCAGCGCCGCCGCTGGGATTCGACCGCTGGAATGCACGCGCCCAGACCAGATGCCGGTATCGCCTTCGAATTCCAGCGCATCCTGTCCGGAGTTCCCGGCCGCGACGCAAATCGACCGGCCCGGCTCGGTCATCGATGCGTCGATCCAGCGTGAAAGAAGCTCCGAGCCATCGTGTGCGCCGCCATTGGTGCCGAGGCTGACATTGATCGAAATCGCCTCGATATCCTTGTCAGCCTCCGCCAGCGCGAAGAGATACGCCAGGCCGTCGACAAGGCAGGTCGTGTCGTAGAACGATTTGCGACGATCGTTGTCGGCGTCGGGGAGCGACAGGAGAACAGCGGCGATCTTTGCCCTTTTGCAGAGACCGGAGCGGCCCGCAGCGATGCTTGCAACATGGGTTGCATGAGAACCGCGGATTTGCTGTGACTGCGGCGCAAGATCGTAGGGTGATACCCGCGCCGCCTTGGCTTCTTTCAGCGCAAAGGCGATGTGCTCGGCCGTGATTTCAGACCCGCGGCTTTGGGCTTTGCTTGCCTTCCCCTCGCTGACGGCGAGTTGCGGTGGGTCGAAAGCATCACCGCCTTGATCCCAGATGCGGATGATACGTGAATTGCCGGCATCGTCCATGAAGTCTTCGTGGGCGAAATCAATGCCACCTACGTCGATTATCCCGATTAACACGTTCTTGCCAATGTCATCGATCGTTCGGTTCTTGCCGGCGACTCCGACTGTGCCGCTATTGTAGAGAACGTAGCGGTCGGCGGATGGTTGGCTGGGGGTGTTGGCGCCAATCTGAGGGTCCGGCGCCCGCAGCGTCTCGGCG
It contains:
- a CDS encoding S8 family serine peptidase, which translates into the protein MANPLDRMRKLNSRLRCVANGDSNVNAVRAQQNGAVRLKPAAQKLKVPDIVSLTTDDSVKQLKREIDAIARGPKQKDLPKDVEVSVFVLLNRESAKSPDLVTRRNGRVGTATVSIADLQKLDSDPVVQSIELAETLRAPDPQIGANTPSQPSADRYVLYNSGTVGVAGKNRTIDDIGKNVLIGIIDVGGIDFAHEDFMDDAGNSRIIRIWDQGGDAFDPPQLAVSEGKASKAQSRGSEITAEHIAFALKEAKAARVSPYDLAPQSQQIRGSHATHVASIAAGRSGLCKRAKIAAVLLSLPDADNDRRKSFYDTTCLVDGLAYLFALAEADKDIEAISINVSLGTNGGAHDGSELLSRWIDASMTEPGRSICVAAGNSGQDALEFEGDTGIWSGRVHSSGRIPAAALRRDLEWLVVGNGVEDVSENELEIWYSAQDEFDVELFTPNGIRIGPVSPGQRVENLLLADRTVVSIYNVLSDPKNGDNRISIYLSPYMGEPIVGITAGGWKVRLTGKVVRNGAYDAWIERDDPSRGRVRTQWRLPSFFGPDTFVDHSTLSSLACGPRVIGVANLDEARELLNASSSQGPTRDGRMKPEIAAPGTGIVAACGFDSQNKWIEMTGTSMASPYVAGVAGLMLSLNPQLTAAQIGGVIQRTSQPLPGSGYEWQNGSGFGVIDPGACLREVVRMVQPVDDLTDSLQKRMKGKS
- a CDS encoding toll/interleukin-1 receptor domain-containing protein; the protein is MTEKPYIFISHSSKDMAALTPIIRNWKSLGLNIWWSPDISEGRWDIITRQKLDEATRVVAVLTEHTANSELDYIFVELELARKQNKLIPLMIGQRADAFNLRAVTAMIQSYYFEDIAQIADGAVSAKLVDTCRRALRASAEPTPAAPTRPVAETAADRIETWFSSIEQKLTPYGQIKAFSHALAVAVFEMSPATVVDDIADDLSRRLVEAELDRASSTVDPGYPKRARQVLDLLACELATLAHPILGVDQDVVRFRDPEWAGHFLKFAWTEFPQRRKVLADWWRSIAERANADGKMRLGFALGLLAQSHYLDMFDTLLKEWLLSGSEDCQNVADVALSVAAFDPVAADAIARLVEFWAERGTRNQLSAAVRVACGYAGTRISGLSVATLRYATLHSDHAVTGELFQSIEKSLSNLMQTHAESADKTLFDLPGLIKKLADWVGEGTASQRSDNRMDENPYPLMLFLTVLGKLPLTASNRHQGKLSLQALSCDAETVRLMAIILNTALHRHRIGQHPTREKARAILKSWIASREAELRVDTLADSREDPLAILAKNLVDTAQTQDDMDRIGFLFERAFTLSDLNDKFHQQGK
- a CDS encoding MBL fold metallo-hydrolase; translated protein: MQIEVFPAASGDCLLLTSSDDRRVLADAGLPDAYDEFIATPLSELRAAQKEIDVVYVSHIDRDHIGGVLRMLDDEMKWRAFDHMQLKGKKFKQPAMPRPPAIRALWHNAFLDDISKSESVQLGSALAASANAMAGLNAAGLGTPEMVRNAERVEMLALSVGDAIEVNWRIGDDQLSIPLNPDFAGNFMVARPKKPIALGSMTTTVLGPTKVQLDELRKDWIDWLKKKKDYVETLRNRHRRDVEDLRSGVSPMDVARRAQELALAIEKDVTPPNLASLVLLVEENGRRILLTGDAGDESLLEYLTAAKLIGDDKPFEVDVLKVPHHGADNSYSKKFVESIRASHYIFCGDGAHHNPEPDVVEGYLKAVKTIPLSDGGDTTFWFNCSSARCATKHLKLWQKIEGFFGAGGLAPEVKAHFLSKNASRHSLTLT
- a CDS encoding ferritin-like protein, which produces MMTNDEFQAKRQTLLARLQLALELEWATLPPYLVALLSMKRSANREAADLVRGIAMEEMLHFALVANVMNAVGGKPLVAKANCPAYPLTMTFEGRPFADRTFPIDLGPFSKESIETFMKIEQPQTPIAKTTWAHERIDVPAPTIGEFYGEISSLLEELDAALPGKLFTGDRKRQLEGDYFWGGGGAIVIVTDIHSAKTALTTVVEQGEGAWPWSQEKLAATAGEPLEMGHYYRFSEIFYERHFLKSDQPDEPPTGDPMPIDYGAVYPIKKNARAMDYPTESQAAKLNESFNRRYTMMLRQLGEAVNGTPNSLYTAIMNGMHEMTSTARELMQTPFPNSTGGETACPTFEWVD
- a CDS encoding GMC family oxidoreductase; translated protein: MKAETVIIGSGVAATAVAQTLLEKNPQASILILEAGVRVKTKDYGLWEQYMLTRQTPYEQYTDLPYPQRDFTGENTSAGGTDVPLNGARVFAYGGSTLHWGGWSFRLKPEDFHLRSNTGQGIDWPFDYDELESFYCRAEHHLAVSGDSRDPLLKRTRDYPFREFPFTVMDGPIADGLDKLKIGYGHLPIARRGVSGEPSRHAPCQTTGTCKYCPFGARYAACNYLDDLIEWNDFPGFSVRLGAIVDRIISDGKRRVKGVTFWDRETGASLDVEADRVIVAAGAIESAKLLLRSVSEEWQNGLGNDHDLVGRYLVTHPYFTFEGLLKENPLRLQAEMDFPTLASRHFDSKAEQAAGKFVLVSPPDAVGFRLADSLQKGQSRKEIIDALEGKTGIQIHGMIEVFGRFHNRVTVAKDAGGKVKYNRVGIPMTQIEYDKDPEFDKRMALVEAKVGEILNAMGAPPTGTKSLSWRADHAASVCRMSSKQEEGVVDDDLRVHGIDNLYVISNAVFPNIGAINPTLTLTALALKLGDHLNARGSA
- a CDS encoding TIR domain-containing protein, with translation MARNTFLSFCYGDDHWRVQQVKNMGVVEEQPILSANKWEEIENQGDAAIKKWIDDNLKGKTCLIVLIGQRTAERKWVEYEIRKAFDDGKGVLGVYIHNLKDSDGNQATMGPNPFDGFTVGSYPLSKWAKVYNPPYTTSSNVYDHIKNNLADWVESAIDLRA